One genomic window of Anoplolepis gracilipes chromosome 5, ASM4749672v1, whole genome shotgun sequence includes the following:
- the LOC140666223 gene encoding OCIA domain-containing protein 1-like, whose translation MTTTVTDVQQPDYAKYQQIQRVELTPEEAKAWQTCVRSSSVIMPALVGAAIGYGSLRITPFHARAKYAAIIGGFFGLVTGRMATSQICLAKVASLPNSTLRDRLIEAGYYGNKPMREMTYQDFQPLDVQTESQSLPEPSTGITFDDYPSMNALDTYSSFNDSSDFHVSEDTDLTEPINLQKGVSYDELRHKNRDEFYKKNKQWYTPRKPERPPLTNETAQQVPASSTSPIQEKTKYGDTWG comes from the exons ATGACGACTACCGTGACGGATGTACAGCAACCCGATTATGCAAAGTATCAACAAATACAG AGAGTGGAGTTGACACCAGAGGAGGCAAAAGCCTGGCAGACATGCGTGAGAAGCTCAAGTGTCATAATGCCAGCACTTGTCGGCGCAGCCATTGGGTATGGATCGCTTAGAATAACTCCGTTTCACGCTCGAGCGAAATATGCGGCTATAATTGGAGGTTTCTTTGGTCTGGTAACAGGCAGGATGGCCACTTCCCAGATATGCTTAGCGAAAGTCGCTTCTTTACCAAACAGTACTCTCAGGGATAGATTAATAGAAGCTGGCTATTATGGAAATAAACCTATGAG AGAGATGACGTACCAAGATTTTCAACCGTTGGATGTGCAAACTGAAAGTCAGAGTTTGCCAGAACCATCTACAGGAATAACATTCGACGATTATCCGTCGATGAATGCACTTGACACATATTCTAGTTTTAACGATAGCA GTGACTTTCACGTCTCCGAAGATACGGATCTAACTGAACcgataaatttgcaaaaaggCGTCAGTTATGACGAATTGAGGCATAAAAATAGAGATGagttttacaagaaaaataagcaATGGTATACTCCTAGGAAGCCAGAAAGACCTCCATTAACGAACGAGACAGCCCAACAGGTTCCAGCAAGCAGCACTTCACCGATACAGGAGAAAACTAAATATGGTGACACGTGgggttaa